The Hahella sp. HNIBRBA332 genome window below encodes:
- a CDS encoding acyltransferase family protein, producing MANQAKTNIDWIDTAKGVCILLVVLHHVIITSYALPGVELSSTAVKFEHFHHLVSIYLAPLRMPLFFMISGFLVHRAVTQYRWSDVAQKRIYNLAYLFVLWGALQWLGVTLVNWAGGSEKQLTEVTNALYSSNPAEFISLTLTGSSSLWYLYALPWYFAICKLLSSRWPLAMLVLLTGHFIGQTFVHDWPTKSIIANGVFYGLGCFFGRHLFSLLSRISLRSIGLLAVFGLASLSLKLLHWEHFLFTSLLLVSISIMGFAFTQSIADFKMLRWMGKNTLQIYVLHRIFIEMAGVWLAPALVKAGVFDSSAAITGWYALYPTLATLGVTALSLFVWSLTNRGPGVFLYTAPDFHVRAARLSALVLKR from the coding sequence ATGGCGAACCAAGCCAAAACCAACATCGACTGGATTGATACGGCGAAGGGCGTTTGTATTTTGTTGGTGGTGCTTCACCACGTCATTATTACTTCCTATGCTTTGCCTGGAGTTGAGTTAAGCTCCACCGCCGTCAAATTTGAACATTTTCACCATTTGGTGAGCATTTATCTGGCGCCGTTGCGCATGCCGCTGTTTTTCATGATCTCCGGCTTTCTGGTGCATCGCGCCGTCACTCAGTATCGTTGGAGCGATGTGGCGCAGAAGCGCATCTATAATCTGGCTTACCTTTTTGTGCTTTGGGGCGCGCTGCAATGGCTGGGCGTCACCCTGGTGAACTGGGCCGGCGGTTCTGAAAAACAACTGACGGAAGTCACCAACGCGCTATATTCCTCCAATCCGGCGGAGTTCATCTCTCTGACCCTGACCGGCTCCAGCAGCCTTTGGTATCTCTACGCCCTGCCCTGGTATTTCGCCATCTGCAAACTGTTATCCAGTCGTTGGCCGCTGGCGATGCTGGTTTTGCTGACGGGTCATTTTATCGGGCAAACCTTTGTCCATGACTGGCCCACCAAAAGTATCATCGCCAATGGCGTATTTTACGGGCTGGGCTGCTTCTTCGGCCGCCATCTGTTTTCCCTGCTCAGCCGCATCAGTCTACGCAGTATCGGACTATTGGCGGTTTTCGGTCTGGCGTCCCTGAGCCTGAAGCTGCTGCACTGGGAACACTTTCTTTTCACCAGTCTACTGCTGGTGAGCATCAGCATCATGGGTTTCGCATTCACGCAGTCCATTGCGGATTTCAAAATGTTGCGGTGGATGGGTAAGAACACGCTGCAGATCTATGTCCTGCATCGGATATTTATTGAAATGGCGGGAGTCTGGCTGGCGCCGGCGCTGGTCAAAGCCGGCGTGTTCGACAGTAGTGCGGCGATCACCGGCTGGTACGCACTGTATCCCACCCTGGCCACCCTTGGCGTGACTGCGCTGTCTCTGTTCGTCTGGAGCCTCACCAATCGCGGTCCTGGCGTCTTTCTTTACACCGCGCCGGATTTCCATGTGCGGGCGGCGCGTCTTTCCGCTCTGGTATTGAAACGTTAA
- a CDS encoding NADP-dependent oxidoreductase yields MSELLNKQYRLAKRPVGEPGDDTWEFCEQPVAQPGADEVLVKIQYVSLDPAMRGWLNEGKSYIAPVQIGEVMRAGAVGEVIASNHADFSPGDMVVGMLGVQQYAICNGKELHKVDTRIAPAPRYLGVLGMPGMTAYFGLLDTGKPQEGETVVVSGAAGAVGGVVGQIAKIKGCRVVGIAGGPEKCRYLTEELGFDGVVDYKNEDVMAGLKRECPNGVDVFFDNVGGDILDAVLTRINLHARIVICGAISQYNNTKPVKGPSNYLSLLVNRARMEGIVVFDNAKHYGKAAMEMAGWMAAGKLKAKEHVVEGIENFPNTLMMLFSGDNFGKLVLKVADN; encoded by the coding sequence ATGAGCGAACTGCTTAATAAGCAATATCGTCTGGCCAAGCGACCAGTGGGCGAACCCGGCGACGATACCTGGGAATTCTGCGAGCAACCTGTCGCGCAGCCGGGCGCTGATGAAGTACTGGTGAAAATTCAATACGTCTCCCTTGATCCTGCCATGCGCGGCTGGCTCAACGAAGGCAAGTCCTATATTGCGCCGGTGCAAATCGGCGAGGTCATGCGCGCCGGCGCCGTCGGCGAAGTCATCGCCTCCAACCACGCAGATTTCAGTCCCGGCGACATGGTGGTGGGCATGCTGGGCGTCCAGCAATACGCCATCTGCAATGGTAAAGAACTGCACAAAGTCGATACGCGCATCGCTCCGGCGCCACGCTATCTTGGCGTCCTCGGCATGCCCGGCATGACCGCCTATTTCGGACTGTTGGACACCGGCAAGCCGCAAGAGGGCGAGACCGTGGTGGTGTCCGGCGCCGCAGGCGCGGTGGGCGGTGTGGTAGGTCAGATCGCCAAGATCAAAGGATGTCGCGTTGTGGGCATCGCCGGCGGTCCAGAGAAATGTCGCTATCTGACCGAAGAACTTGGCTTTGACGGCGTGGTGGATTACAAAAACGAGGACGTCATGGCCGGCCTGAAACGGGAATGTCCCAATGGTGTCGACGTGTTCTTCGACAATGTCGGCGGCGATATCCTGGACGCCGTGCTCACCCGCATCAATCTGCATGCGCGCATTGTGATTTGCGGCGCTATTTCCCAATACAACAACACCAAGCCGGTGAAAGGTCCTTCCAACTATCTGTCACTGCTGGTCAATCGCGCCCGCATGGAGGGCATTGTGGTGTTCGACAACGCCAAGCATTACGGCAAAGCGGCGATGGAAATGGCCGGCTGGATGGCCGCTGGCAAGCTGAAAGCGAAAGAGCACGTGGTGGAAGGCATTGAAAACTTCCCCAACACGCTGATGATGCTGTTCAGCGGCGACAACTTCGGCAAGTTGGTGCTCAAGGTAGCGGACAACTAA
- a CDS encoding SDR family NAD(P)-dependent oxidoreductase — translation MAYDLQDKVNLITGAASGIGKETALLLAQLGAELILSDINAEQGDAVAALIRDQGGRAHFCAADVTQAVQVAHLHAFVMEVCGRLDCAVNSAGVEHVNARMADIDEATWDQVIDINLKGVFLCMREQIKCMLPRRDGRIINLASIAGLRSAPSLAPYSASKFGVVGLSKSAAVEYASSGIRINAVCPSFINTPMVQRALQAMDEKKAQKVVRANPMQRLGEPEEIGRMIAWLCSDESSFMTGQAVALDGGLTA, via the coding sequence ATGGCTTACGATCTGCAGGACAAGGTGAATTTGATCACCGGCGCCGCCTCCGGTATTGGTAAAGAGACCGCCCTTCTACTGGCTCAGTTGGGGGCGGAATTGATCCTGTCCGACATCAATGCGGAACAGGGCGACGCTGTCGCCGCGTTGATTCGCGACCAGGGCGGCCGGGCGCATTTCTGCGCCGCTGATGTGACACAGGCGGTGCAAGTCGCCCATTTACACGCCTTCGTAATGGAAGTCTGCGGCAGGCTCGATTGCGCCGTCAACAGTGCGGGCGTGGAGCACGTCAACGCCAGGATGGCGGACATCGACGAAGCCACCTGGGATCAGGTAATCGACATCAACCTGAAGGGCGTGTTCCTGTGCATGCGCGAGCAGATCAAATGCATGCTGCCGCGCCGTGACGGACGCATCATCAATCTCGCCTCCATCGCTGGTCTGCGCAGCGCACCGTCGCTTGCGCCGTACTCCGCCAGCAAGTTCGGCGTGGTCGGGCTGAGCAAGTCCGCAGCGGTCGAATACGCCAGCTCCGGAATTCGCATCAATGCGGTTTGTCCCAGCTTTATCAACACGCCCATGGTGCAACGCGCGCTACAGGCGATGGATGAGAAAAAGGCGCAGAAGGTGGTGCGCGCCAACCCGATGCAACGGCTGGGCGAGCCTGAGGAAATAGGACGCATGATCGCCTGGCTGTGTTCAGACGAATCCAGCTTCATGACCGGACAGGCGGTGGCGCTGGATGGCGGGCTGACCGCCTAA
- a CDS encoding ABC transporter substrate-binding protein: MMTKFSALIRLSIRLALLCFALAGACRAADNLNMMTEDYAPLNFAENGRLQGVSVDLMEEMLQIAGYSQTRADMLLMPWARAYTHVQQSRNAVLFAMTRTEHRDGLFKWVGPIIPSHIVITARRDKSLRVASLQDLKTLRIATVRDDIGEQLLLNNGVPDSALRRTSSPQVALAMLSLGQVDAWAYGRLGAAWYIKQMKLKPADYEEIFTLKDSDQYFAFSLQTPDEIVQRFQQALDQLKNNGRHQAIVNKYVEGAL, encoded by the coding sequence ATGATGACAAAATTTTCTGCTCTGATCAGACTTTCCATTCGCCTCGCCTTGCTGTGTTTCGCATTGGCGGGCGCCTGCCGCGCCGCAGACAATTTAAATATGATGACGGAGGACTACGCTCCGCTGAACTTTGCAGAGAATGGTCGTCTGCAAGGCGTATCTGTGGATCTGATGGAAGAGATGCTGCAGATCGCCGGTTACTCGCAAACCCGCGCGGATATGTTGTTAATGCCTTGGGCGCGGGCGTACACCCATGTGCAGCAAAGCCGCAATGCGGTGCTGTTCGCCATGACCCGCACAGAACACCGCGATGGGCTGTTCAAGTGGGTGGGGCCGATTATTCCCTCTCATATCGTGATCACCGCCCGCCGTGACAAATCCCTGCGTGTTGCGTCTCTGCAGGACTTGAAGACGTTGCGCATCGCCACCGTGCGCGACGATATCGGCGAGCAGTTGTTACTGAATAACGGCGTGCCCGACAGCGCGTTGCGTCGCACCTCCAGCCCGCAGGTGGCGTTGGCGATGCTGAGCCTTGGACAGGTGGACGCCTGGGCCTACGGCAGGCTTGGCGCAGCCTGGTACATCAAGCAGATGAAGCTGAAACCGGCGGACTACGAAGAGATCTTTACCCTGAAAGATTCGGATCAATATTTCGCGTTCAGCCTGCAGACTCCCGATGAAATAGTGCAGCGCTTTCAGCAGGCGTTGGACCAGCTGAAGAACAACGGCCGCCATCAGGCCATTGTGAACAAATATGTGGAAGGGGCGTTGTAA
- a CDS encoding VOC family protein yields MRPFHLAFPVTNLDAARAFYVDRFGCAIGRTAERWIDFDFFGHQITAHLVESPQEDAGRNAVDGDSIRVPHFGVILDKSEWEKVRDRITERCDTFLLPPKIRFVGEPGEQGTFFVSDPSGNVLEFKYFNSDADIFRT; encoded by the coding sequence ATGCGGCCGTTTCATCTGGCCTTTCCCGTGACCAATCTGGACGCCGCCCGCGCCTTTTATGTGGATCGTTTCGGCTGCGCCATCGGTCGTACTGCGGAGCGCTGGATCGACTTTGACTTTTTCGGCCACCAGATTACCGCCCATCTCGTGGAAAGCCCCCAGGAAGACGCCGGCCGCAACGCCGTTGATGGCGACAGCATCCGCGTACCGCATTTCGGCGTTATTCTGGATAAAAGCGAATGGGAAAAAGTGCGTGATCGCATCACCGAACGCTGCGACACCTTCCTGCTGCCGCCGAAAATCCGCTTCGTCGGTGAACCTGGCGAGCAAGGCACTTTCTTTGTCAGCGACCCGTCGGGCAACGTGCTGGAGTTTAAATACTTCAACAGCGACGCCGATATTTTCAGAACCTGA
- a CDS encoding NAD(P)-dependent oxidoreductase: MNIVFHSGAFDLQEWRQAAQTISPALQLLAPEEIAIEEIDVLLIWRPTLTDWTQARNLKLVIGLGAGIDGLIRQLRLPAGTPVERMRDAGMRQAMSEYATYAVLHFQRNFDQFRQAQQDKVWLPHSPYYRANRDTRVGVLGLGSLGGTVAQHLSQLGYSTSGWSRSGKSLAGVATFAGETALNEFLRQCDILINMLPHNAATEGFLSLNRLSRLPQGAAVVCLSRGAVTNENALLEHLDNGHLRGAMMDVFQQEPLPATHPLWNHPKVWVTPHQSAPTQIEPALREVMDILRERGLD, from the coding sequence ATGAACATCGTGTTTCACAGCGGCGCGTTCGACCTGCAGGAATGGCGACAGGCGGCGCAGACCATCAGTCCCGCACTCCAGCTTCTGGCGCCGGAAGAAATCGCTATCGAAGAGATCGATGTTCTGCTCATTTGGCGCCCCACCCTGACGGACTGGACCCAGGCGCGCAATCTGAAACTGGTCATTGGATTGGGCGCAGGCATAGATGGACTGATCCGACAGTTGCGCCTGCCGGCGGGAACGCCCGTAGAGCGTATGCGGGACGCCGGCATGCGTCAGGCTATGTCGGAATACGCCACCTACGCCGTGCTGCACTTTCAACGCAACTTCGACCAGTTTCGGCAGGCGCAACAGGACAAAGTCTGGCTGCCTCACAGCCCTTACTACCGCGCCAATCGGGACACCCGCGTCGGCGTGCTGGGACTGGGCAGCCTGGGAGGGACAGTTGCGCAACATCTGAGTCAGTTGGGATACTCAACGTCAGGCTGGTCGCGTAGCGGCAAGTCCCTGGCCGGCGTCGCCACTTTCGCCGGAGAGACCGCGCTGAATGAATTTCTCAGGCAATGTGACATTCTTATCAATATGCTGCCTCATAACGCGGCGACGGAAGGTTTCCTGAGTCTGAACCGCCTCTCCCGCTTGCCGCAAGGGGCCGCCGTAGTGTGCTTATCCCGCGGCGCGGTGACGAACGAAAACGCCCTTCTGGAACACTTGGACAACGGCCATTTACGCGGGGCGATGATGGATGTATTCCAGCAGGAACCCTTACCCGCCACGCATCCGCTATGGAACCACCCTAAAGTGTGGGTGACGCCCCATCAAAGTGCACCCACCCAAATCGAACCGGCGTTGCGGGAAGTCATGGATATTCTGCGGGAGCGAGGGCTGGACTGA
- a CDS encoding ABC transporter substrate-binding protein: MATQRPTTTLATLNWEPYVGEEMRNSGFVYELVTEAFKRGGYTPNVKFLPWARALDMTERGEMDALFPEYYSSSRLEDFAYSDPFLGGPVGFYVRNDSDIQFSVDPRINQLAALQALSQYKFGVVRGYINTDTFDSASFLYKEDVVDDLTNLQRLYYNRVQLIFIDKFVARYLLEKNYPQYLRDLRFLEPPLEVKFLYVVFSKKAPDYEDQLAAFNAGLKAVKRDGTLQDIYTRHGFREVLEYEGALENRRLIPAH, translated from the coding sequence ATGGCGACACAAAGACCGACGACGACATTGGCCACACTCAACTGGGAGCCTTATGTCGGCGAAGAGATGCGTAATTCTGGATTCGTCTACGAACTGGTGACGGAGGCTTTCAAGCGCGGCGGCTACACTCCCAACGTCAAGTTCCTGCCCTGGGCGCGGGCGCTGGATATGACCGAACGAGGGGAAATGGACGCGCTGTTCCCGGAATATTACTCCTCCTCCCGCCTGGAGGATTTCGCTTACTCCGATCCCTTTCTCGGCGGTCCGGTGGGCTTCTATGTACGCAACGACAGCGACATCCAGTTCAGCGTAGACCCCAGAATCAATCAGCTTGCGGCGTTACAGGCGCTGTCACAGTATAAATTCGGCGTGGTGCGCGGCTATATCAACACCGACACTTTTGACAGCGCGTCCTTCCTGTACAAGGAAGACGTCGTCGACGACCTCACCAACTTACAGCGTCTTTACTATAATCGGGTGCAGCTTATCTTCATCGACAAATTCGTCGCCCGCTACCTGCTGGAAAAAAACTACCCACAATATCTGCGCGACCTCCGTTTTCTGGAGCCGCCCCTGGAAGTTAAATTCCTGTACGTGGTGTTTTCCAAAAAAGCGCCTGACTATGAAGATCAACTGGCGGCCTTCAACGCAGGATTGAAAGCCGTGAAAAGAGACGGAACCCTACAGGATATATATACCCGCCATGGTTTCCGGGAAGTGCTGGAGTATGAGGGCGCGCTGGAAAACCGCCGGCTGATTCCCGCTCACTGA
- a CDS encoding LysR substrate-binding domain-containing protein: MRMLPPLNAVRTFECAARHLSFTKAAEELCVTPGAVSRAIAGLEERLQTPLFSQHKRRLQLTAAGRAYLFHVTQALDRLSLGTDELLQHRGEGGLLTIGALPTLGSRWLIPKLQDFQRRYPNISVEVKTTPSDFSKAFTELDLNEHGLDVALYIGQGDWSGVRRHKLFPERLLPVAAPSLREELEALGRGEADPGRLLLHSTRPHVWAHWFEAQGFDFTTPTWRARFEHYYMVIEAAMHGLGVALLPEVLVAQELRSGALLALSERDLPQAENYYLLHHPARSEENKIRAFRDWLMRTEGARENPVLKGKSADVEKDG; encoded by the coding sequence ATGCGGATGCTGCCTCCTTTAAACGCGGTGCGTACGTTTGAATGCGCCGCCCGTCATCTCAGCTTCACCAAGGCCGCAGAAGAACTCTGTGTGACGCCGGGCGCCGTGAGTCGCGCTATCGCCGGACTGGAGGAGCGTCTGCAAACGCCATTGTTCAGTCAGCACAAGCGTCGCCTGCAACTTACCGCCGCCGGACGCGCCTACCTGTTTCATGTCACACAGGCGTTAGACCGCCTGTCCCTGGGCACGGATGAATTGCTGCAACATCGAGGCGAGGGCGGCCTGCTGACGATCGGCGCGTTGCCGACGTTAGGCTCCCGATGGCTGATTCCCAAGCTGCAGGACTTTCAGCGGCGCTATCCCAATATCTCCGTAGAAGTGAAAACGACGCCTTCCGATTTCTCCAAGGCGTTCACCGAACTGGATCTGAATGAGCACGGGCTGGATGTGGCGCTGTATATCGGTCAGGGCGACTGGTCCGGCGTGCGACGCCATAAACTGTTCCCGGAGCGGTTGCTGCCGGTGGCGGCGCCATCGCTGCGCGAGGAGCTGGAGGCCTTGGGGCGGGGCGAGGCTGACCCTGGTCGCTTACTGTTGCATTCCACCCGGCCCCATGTGTGGGCGCATTGGTTTGAAGCGCAGGGTTTTGACTTTACGACGCCAACCTGGCGCGCCCGCTTTGAACATTACTACATGGTGATCGAGGCGGCCATGCATGGACTGGGCGTCGCCCTGTTGCCGGAGGTGTTGGTGGCGCAGGAACTGCGCTCCGGCGCGCTGCTGGCGTTGAGTGAACGGGACTTGCCGCAAGCGGAAAATTACTATTTATTGCATCACCCGGCGCGCAGTGAGGAAAATAAAATCCGCGCGTTCAGGGACTGGTTGATGCGGACGGAAGGCGCGAGAGAAAACCCCGTCTTAAAGGGCAAATCTGCCGATGTGGAAAAGGATGGTTGA